From a single Gimesia fumaroli genomic region:
- a CDS encoding DUF1501 domain-containing protein: MVDDMQNQSSEQSSKLQKHAAARRQFLKFGLGGFGSLSLPGLYQLQAANATKKAKERTAVILVWCRGGISHLETYDPKPEAAAEYKGPFSPIATKSEGMFLGELLPRHAQISDKFSILRSITHTGGGHPAGSLQVLGGDKDRIDKQKPKLPDFMSVANYLRREKESVLPNYIGVNAITNYDSFQIAGPTYLGPGAGPFQIQGDPSKPDFKVPNIGLSDIQETRQITRRISLRQKLDHLRRDLDLEGEMRAMDEFESQASSLLTSKQSAEAFDLTREPQNVRDRYGMHQWGQQCLMARRLVEAGVEIITTELSGPLCGRVGNWDDHAVNHHVFDALKYRAPYFDQAVTALIEDIYDRGLNERVLVVVAGEFGRTPKISYAKSTGAGIASGSAGTRQPGRDHWPRAASMLFAGGGIRTGQVIGATDPKGEGPVERAVTPQDFLATIYAHLGIDYANTFLPDFTGRPTPIVAQGHAISELAGRA, from the coding sequence ATGGTTGACGATATGCAGAATCAGTCATCAGAGCAGAGCTCAAAGTTGCAGAAGCATGCAGCTGCACGGCGTCAATTTTTGAAGTTCGGCCTGGGTGGGTTCGGAAGCCTTTCCTTGCCGGGGCTGTATCAATTACAGGCGGCTAATGCGACAAAGAAAGCCAAAGAACGTACTGCGGTGATTCTGGTCTGGTGTCGTGGCGGAATCAGTCACCTGGAGACCTATGATCCCAAACCGGAAGCGGCTGCGGAATATAAGGGCCCTTTTTCTCCGATTGCGACCAAATCCGAGGGCATGTTCCTGGGCGAGTTGTTGCCGCGTCATGCTCAAATTTCCGATAAGTTTTCGATTTTGCGTTCGATCACGCATACTGGTGGCGGACATCCTGCCGGCTCATTGCAAGTGCTTGGAGGCGACAAAGATCGGATCGATAAACAGAAGCCGAAGCTGCCCGATTTCATGTCGGTCGCCAATTATCTGAGGCGTGAAAAAGAAAGCGTGCTGCCGAACTACATCGGCGTGAATGCGATTACAAACTACGATAGTTTTCAGATCGCCGGCCCGACTTATCTGGGGCCGGGCGCAGGACCGTTCCAGATTCAGGGGGATCCGAGCAAACCGGACTTTAAGGTTCCTAACATCGGGCTCTCCGATATTCAGGAAACGCGGCAGATTACCAGACGAATTTCCTTACGTCAAAAATTAGATCACTTACGCCGCGACCTGGACCTGGAAGGGGAAATGCGGGCGATGGATGAGTTTGAGTCGCAGGCAAGCAGTCTGTTGACCAGTAAACAGTCGGCCGAAGCCTTCGATTTAACCCGCGAGCCACAAAACGTACGAGATCGTTATGGAATGCATCAATGGGGGCAGCAATGTCTCATGGCGCGGCGGCTTGTCGAAGCGGGCGTGGAGATTATCACCACGGAATTGTCCGGCCCGTTATGCGGTCGAGTGGGAAACTGGGATGATCACGCTGTAAATCATCATGTCTTTGACGCCCTTAAATATCGCGCTCCCTATTTTGATCAGGCAGTGACAGCTTTGATTGAAGATATCTATGATCGTGGTCTCAATGAGCGCGTGCTCGTTGTTGTCGCGGGAGAATTCGGTCGTACGCCCAAGATTTCTTACGCGAAGAGCACCGGGGCAGGGATAGCCAGTGGGAGCGCGGGAACCAGGCAGCCCGGTCGCGATCATTGGCCGCGAGCCGCTTCGATGCTGTTTGCCGGTGGAGGCATTCGCACCGGACAGGTGATTGGAGCCACCGATCCAAAAGGAGAGGGGCCTGTCGAACGGGCCGTGACCCCACAAGATTTTCTGGCGACAATCTATGCTCATCTGGGCATCGATTATGCTAACACCTTCCTGCCGGATTTTACAGGACGTCCTACGCCGATAGTGGCACAAGGGCATGCGATTTCAGAACTTGCCGGTCGTGCCTGA
- a CDS encoding serine/threonine protein kinase, protein MQKNRSGFQVFKTFYSSRNPCERYCHLSQIAEGGLAYIYRAYDPESDSWVALKILKSKCARSRRCTQAFCREMYLLSLFKHENIVPFFAGGLTENHLPFLALELLEGDTLREAIREKTFSVSDALPIILDLLKALTEIHKHEVVHLDLKPQNIFLTMNTNAPCRQSTKLLDFGSCQAATNLHSCQLDPTWLHPTYPGATPGYASPEQMALYLSGKTSPLDPRSDLYSLGVVAFEMLTGTLPYHLPRRRDDWLDSLEYFASKDHKRVVSSLPVPLNRFIEKCFTSDPEQRWFNAHEAIDFLERYQQTTCQPDASDYSLG, encoded by the coding sequence ATGCAGAAGAATCGATCTGGTTTTCAGGTGTTCAAGACGTTCTACAGCTCTCGAAATCCCTGTGAACGATATTGTCATCTGTCACAAATTGCAGAAGGGGGGCTGGCATATATTTACCGGGCTTACGATCCGGAATCTGATTCCTGGGTAGCACTGAAAATACTGAAAAGCAAATGCGCCCGTTCGCGACGATGCACACAGGCTTTTTGCCGGGAAATGTATCTGCTTTCTCTGTTCAAGCATGAAAACATTGTACCTTTCTTCGCAGGTGGTTTAACTGAAAACCACCTGCCCTTCTTAGCACTGGAATTGCTCGAGGGAGATACACTGAGAGAAGCGATTCGCGAGAAAACGTTTTCGGTTTCAGATGCACTCCCCATCATTCTTGATCTACTAAAGGCACTGACAGAGATTCATAAACACGAAGTCGTCCACCTGGATCTCAAACCCCAAAATATTTTCCTGACGATGAATACCAATGCGCCCTGCCGACAATCTACGAAATTACTGGACTTCGGATCGTGTCAGGCAGCGACCAATTTACACTCGTGCCAACTTGACCCAACCTGGCTGCATCCCACTTATCCCGGAGCAACACCAGGTTATGCCTCGCCGGAGCAAATGGCACTCTATCTCTCTGGTAAGACTTCGCCCCTTGATCCTCGTTCCGACCTGTATTCGCTCGGTGTTGTCGCATTCGAAATGCTGACGGGAACATTGCCTTATCATCTGCCTCGGCGCAGAGACGATTGGCTCGATTCCCTAGAATATTTTGCCAGTAAAGATCACAAACGTGTTGTGAGCAGTCTCCCAGTTCCCTTAAACCGCTTCATCGAAAAATGCTTCACTTCTGACCCTGAGCAAAGATGGTTCAACGCACATGAAGCAATTGATTTTTTAGAAAGATACCAGCAGACAACCTGCCAGCCAGATGCTTCGGACTATTCTCTTGGATAA
- a CDS encoding outer membrane protein assembly factor BamB family protein: protein MRFSGLLITSLMVSLSFSSLAQAETWPQFRGTNGSGISTEKNLPAKWSEQEGILWSASLPGRANSSPAVTANRIDVTTKTDDNGLWILSFDRKSGQEIRKVKVGSGSLSAPGPRNLWADRHNSATPSPISDEQNIWAFFGTGLLVCLDAESGEIVWKRDLVKDYGPYNITFGMGSTPRLWGDLLIVTCMTKGPSYVVAFDKQTGKEVWKANRKLPAQKDGADAYTTPTIFQNDDKTELLVSGSDHVNAYDPQTGKQLWIAGGLDIPSPFGRIIAAPVANANLVIATSGNPGGGGLGYIKAFKQGATGNITQSGLLWKYDVSTPDSSTPLILNGKLYMVSQNGVATCLNLQDGKSLWKKRMKGQYFSSLVAGDGKVYFLSTDGLCTVIDADSGEVIAENQLPGTFYSTPAISEGVIYLRSFDRLYAIKGK from the coding sequence ATGCGATTCTCTGGACTGCTTATTACTTCCCTCATGGTTTCCCTGTCATTTTCTTCTCTCGCTCAGGCAGAAACCTGGCCGCAATTTCGCGGTACAAACGGCAGTGGAATTTCCACTGAGAAAAATCTGCCCGCGAAATGGTCTGAGCAAGAAGGAATCCTCTGGTCTGCCTCATTACCTGGACGTGCCAATTCCTCTCCCGCAGTGACCGCCAATCGGATTGATGTCACCACGAAAACCGATGATAACGGACTGTGGATTCTTTCATTTGATCGCAAAAGTGGTCAGGAAATTCGCAAAGTCAAGGTCGGCTCCGGATCGTTGTCAGCTCCGGGACCACGTAATCTGTGGGCCGACCGTCATAACTCAGCCACCCCGTCTCCCATTTCTGATGAGCAGAATATCTGGGCTTTTTTCGGTACGGGATTGCTGGTCTGCCTGGATGCGGAGTCGGGAGAAATTGTCTGGAAACGAGATCTGGTCAAAGACTATGGACCTTACAATATCACCTTCGGCATGGGGTCAACACCGCGGTTGTGGGGAGACCTGTTAATTGTCACCTGCATGACCAAAGGCCCCTCTTATGTCGTCGCTTTTGATAAACAAACCGGAAAAGAAGTCTGGAAAGCCAATCGGAAATTGCCCGCTCAAAAAGATGGTGCCGACGCCTACACAACGCCCACCATTTTTCAGAACGACGACAAAACCGAACTGCTGGTTTCCGGTTCCGATCATGTGAATGCCTACGACCCTCAAACGGGAAAACAGCTCTGGATTGCCGGCGGTCTGGATATTCCCAGCCCGTTTGGCCGGATCATCGCGGCCCCTGTAGCGAATGCAAATCTTGTGATTGCCACATCGGGGAACCCGGGTGGCGGCGGACTGGGATACATCAAAGCATTCAAACAAGGTGCGACAGGTAATATCACCCAATCCGGCCTGTTGTGGAAGTATGATGTTTCCACTCCCGATTCTTCGACTCCCCTGATTCTGAACGGCAAACTTTATATGGTGAGCCAGAATGGAGTCGCGACCTGCCTGAATTTGCAAGATGGCAAATCGCTCTGGAAAAAGCGGATGAAGGGACAATACTTTTCTTCATTGGTCGCCGGTGATGGAAAAGTCTATTTCCTCAGTACCGATGGACTTTGTACGGTGATTGATGCTGACAGCGGAGAGGTCATCGCTGAAAATCAATTACCGGGTACGTTCTATTCCACTCCTGCAATTAGTGAAGGAGTCATCTACCTGCGTTCCTTTGATCGACTTTACGCCATCAAAGGCAAATAA
- a CDS encoding NAD(P)H-dependent glycerol-3-phosphate dehydrogenase, translated as MDTKVAILGGGGMATACATLLTESSEIDVSMWVRKPAVAEDLRTHRENKRLLPGVTFSETIHVTSDIDEAVADADFLVVAIPTEFLRAALHTLAPHLQNGTPVISVIKGIEKETFYRPSEIIADVLGPRPVVALGGPSHAEEIARRLPASVVAASGDIQLAKQTQKLFSTERFRVYTNVDIVGVELAGALKNVIAIAAGICDGGKYGDNAKSAIMTRGLVEMNRFGSALGAEPATFSGLAGVGDLITTCMSPFGRNRSLGERLGQGETLDQIISSMDAVAEGVNTTRSVYDLADAKGLDMPITTEIYRVLFEGKSPDDATQTLMTRPQREE; from the coding sequence ATGGATACAAAAGTTGCAATTTTGGGTGGTGGAGGGATGGCAACTGCCTGCGCAACGTTGCTCACGGAATCTTCAGAGATTGATGTTTCCATGTGGGTTCGCAAACCTGCTGTCGCGGAAGATCTGAGAACACACCGTGAAAACAAAAGATTGCTCCCCGGCGTCACATTTTCCGAAACCATCCATGTGACGTCAGACATTGATGAAGCAGTAGCAGACGCCGATTTTCTGGTGGTGGCGATTCCCACCGAATTTCTGCGTGCCGCTTTGCACACGCTGGCGCCCCATCTCCAGAATGGAACTCCCGTCATCAGTGTGATCAAAGGAATTGAAAAAGAAACCTTTTATCGCCCCAGTGAAATTATCGCCGACGTACTGGGCCCCCGCCCTGTTGTCGCATTGGGAGGCCCTAGCCATGCGGAAGAAATCGCCCGCCGTCTGCCGGCCAGTGTTGTCGCTGCCAGCGGTGACATTCAGCTTGCCAAACAAACCCAGAAACTGTTCAGCACAGAACGATTTCGTGTTTACACGAACGTCGATATTGTCGGAGTCGAATTAGCTGGCGCATTAAAGAATGTGATTGCGATCGCTGCCGGCATCTGCGACGGAGGCAAATACGGTGATAATGCCAAGTCGGCGATCATGACCCGTGGTCTGGTGGAAATGAACCGCTTCGGTTCGGCACTGGGTGCGGAACCGGCTACCTTCTCCGGACTGGCTGGCGTTGGCGACCTGATCACCACCTGTATGAGTCCGTTTGGCCGCAATCGAAGCTTGGGAGAACGACTGGGACAGGGAGAAACCCTGGACCAGATTATCTCCAGCATGGATGCGGTCGCAGAAGGGGTCAATACCACGCGAAGCGTATACGACCTCGCCGATGCGAAAGGACTCGATATGCCGATCACCACGGAAATCTACCGTGTTCTGTTTGAAGGCAAATCGCCGGACGATGCAACGCAAACATTAATGACACGCCCCCAACGCGAAGAATAA
- a CDS encoding radical SAM/SPASM domain-containing protein, translating to MQHQIDCTSEPTGSFSSLEALEIDPRSFHVFEYQGDRLLFDRATGTTSGLNDLAFTVLQQIQEGTPLPKTMDAISANYPDLDAAGVLLALHDLKQRGFFRFEEAHHATEQDLEYLWNHKPRRIQMLMAEGCNLGCRYCYQWRNGTNQKHTLMPWPVAKQSVDYLVWRSGNRNDLQVTFFGGEPLLNYPMIKRVVNYCKTIEKTSNKQFTFELITNGTLLSEDVVDFIVEHRFLLFISLDGWREMHEYNRPAMDGQGSYDTIVRNAVYANKQYEKHKLPLIKIRANLTNRYHDKKKVSQFFEELGFKLIGIGPIEPLPHGDPSPAALTEEQMDALAEKSEQDLLDVVETLKRREHVGPFEMRKLHQARRPLKKNGTLGVTCGVCRNTTVVDNRGNMYPCHRYGEMQEYVIGHISSGLDRALVMKYYQKINAHTTKDCHDCWIRDYCSGGCAWLLSDKEGNIHHPTKAECTRRRKSMEQRLWLRKDLRENFPGWMERDEETSIDSWDWNEKFAVPEKFSNCTEEEDLAGVQFVQLSSGLNQQNNTASPGCSSCSEASSGSCGCSTSSEEGQFATLVPLTDPSLKNKKE from the coding sequence ATGCAACACCAAATCGATTGTACGTCAGAACCCACTGGTTCTTTTTCCAGTTTAGAAGCGCTCGAGATTGACCCTCGTTCGTTTCATGTCTTCGAATATCAGGGAGACCGGCTATTATTTGATCGAGCCACAGGTACTACATCGGGCCTGAACGATCTTGCGTTTACGGTCCTGCAACAGATCCAGGAAGGCACCCCCCTTCCGAAAACGATGGATGCGATCTCAGCGAATTATCCAGATTTGGATGCAGCTGGTGTGTTACTGGCTTTGCACGATTTGAAGCAACGGGGGTTCTTTCGTTTTGAAGAAGCGCATCACGCGACAGAACAAGACTTGGAATATCTCTGGAATCATAAGCCCCGTCGGATTCAAATGCTGATGGCCGAAGGGTGCAATCTTGGCTGCCGCTACTGTTATCAATGGAGGAACGGCACGAATCAGAAGCACACACTGATGCCATGGCCCGTTGCGAAACAGTCCGTCGATTATTTAGTCTGGCGATCTGGAAATCGCAACGATCTGCAAGTGACCTTCTTTGGTGGGGAACCGCTACTCAACTACCCCATGATCAAACGCGTGGTGAATTACTGTAAAACGATTGAGAAAACGTCGAACAAACAGTTCACATTTGAATTGATTACCAATGGGACGCTCCTCTCAGAAGATGTCGTTGATTTCATCGTCGAACATCGATTCCTCCTGTTTATCAGTCTCGATGGTTGGCGCGAAATGCACGAATACAACCGACCGGCGATGGACGGACAAGGTTCATACGATACGATCGTCCGCAATGCTGTTTACGCAAATAAACAATACGAAAAACACAAACTACCACTCATCAAGATCCGAGCCAACTTGACAAATCGATACCATGACAAGAAAAAAGTATCGCAATTCTTTGAAGAGTTGGGCTTCAAACTGATTGGCATCGGGCCGATTGAACCATTACCGCACGGCGATCCCTCTCCCGCCGCCCTGACCGAAGAACAGATGGACGCGCTGGCTGAAAAATCAGAACAGGATCTGCTGGACGTTGTGGAAACCCTGAAAAGACGCGAACACGTCGGCCCCTTCGAAATGAGAAAACTTCATCAAGCCAGACGACCGCTTAAGAAAAATGGAACCCTGGGGGTCACTTGTGGAGTCTGCCGTAATACCACAGTCGTTGATAACAGGGGGAATATGTATCCCTGCCACCGTTATGGTGAAATGCAGGAATATGTCATCGGACATATTTCCTCCGGGCTCGATCGGGCTCTGGTCATGAAGTACTATCAGAAAATCAATGCGCATACCACGAAGGACTGTCACGACTGTTGGATTCGCGATTACTGCTCCGGAGGATGTGCCTGGCTTCTTTCAGATAAAGAAGGCAACATTCACCACCCGACCAAAGCGGAGTGCACCCGACGCCGTAAGTCGATGGAACAACGCCTCTGGCTGCGAAAAGATTTACGGGAAAATTTCCCAGGATGGATGGAACGCGACGAGGAAACTTCCATCGATAGTTGGGACTGGAATGAAAAATTCGCAGTGCCGGAAAAGTTCAGCAACTGCACTGAGGAAGAAGATTTAGCGGGAGTGCAGTTTGTACAACTAAGTTCTGGATTAAATCAACAGAACAACACAGCATCTCCAGGCTGTTCTTCCTGCAGTGAGGCATCCTCTGGCAGCTGTGGTTGCAGCACTTCGTCTGAGGAAGGACAATTCGCCACACTGGTGCCACTCACTGATCCCAGCCTGAAAAACAAAAAGGAATAA